A genomic segment from Aegilops tauschii subsp. strangulata cultivar AL8/78 chromosome 1, Aet v6.0, whole genome shotgun sequence encodes:
- the LOC109765918 gene encoding probable L-gulonolactone oxidase 4, protein MPALATSVPQHIHEELTMAERGGLLTFLLLGLFLGLAGSSPPPEPVECAHGTSDCTVTNVYGSFPDRTVCRAANATFPRTEEELVAAVAAAAAAKRKVKVATRHSHSFTKLACPGGRDGTIISTKRLNKTVSLDAAKGLMTVESGMVLKDLIQAAAEAGLALPHSPYWYGVTIGGLLATGAHGSSLWGKGSAVHEYIVGMRIVTPALASQGFAVVRELSVGDPDLDAVKVSLGVLGVVSQVTLALQPMFKRSVTFETRDDMDLPAQAAVWGRLHEFGDMAWLPWQGKVIYRKDNRVPVSTKGHGLNDYLGYRSNPTLALITDRATEERLEEDNSDIARCLAARVPSALFELQGYGFTNDGSFFTGWPVIGFQNRIQASGTCISSPEDGLLSTCTWDPRIRSPFFYSSSFSIALSKAPSFIAEMQKLRDLKPCAFCGLDATLGVLLRYVKASSAYLGKSEDSIDFDFTYYRSYTQGEPRANSDVVDELEQLALCKYGAVPHWGKNRNFAFDGVIAKYPKAAEFLKVKARYDPDGIFSSEWSDQVLGAKGSSNMAEKSCGIEGICICSDDSHCAPEKGYFCHPGKVFTDARVCSTRRTFGDDLLKEQ, encoded by the exons ATGCCTGCCTTGGCTACCAGCGTTCCACAGCACATACACGAAGAGCTAACAATGGCAGAACGTGGCGGACTGCTTACGTTTCTCCTCCTGGGGCTCTTTCTCGGCCTCGCTGGATCCAGTCCGCCGCCGGAGCCGGTAGAGTGCGCGCATGGCACGTCCGACTGCACTGTCACCAACGTGTATGGTTCCTTCCCGGACCGCACCGTCTGCCGCGCGGCCAACGCCACGTTCCCGCGCACCGAGGAGGAGCTCGTGGCAGCCGTggctgccgccgccgcagccaagcgcaaggtgaaggtggccacgaggcactCCCACAGCTTCACCAAGCTGGCCTGCCCCGGCGGCCGTGACGGCACGATCATCAGCACCAAGCGGCTCAACAAGACGGTGAGCCTCGACGCTGCCAAGGGGCTGATGACGGTGGAGAGTGGCATGGTGCTCAAGGACCTGATCCAGGCGGCCGCGGAGGCGGGGCTGGCGCTACCGCACTCGCCCTACTGGTACGGAGTCACCATCGGGGGCCTCCTTGCCACGGGTGCCCACGGCAGCTCGCTGTGGGGCAAGGGCAGCGCCGTCCACGAGTACATCGTCGGGATGAGGATCGTAACGCCGGCGCTGGCCAGCCAGGGATTCGCCGTGGTCAGGGAGCTCAGCGTGGGAGACCCTGACCTCGACGCGGTCAAGGTATCTCTGGGCGTCCTCGGCGTCGTCTCGCAG GTCACGCTAGCCTTGCAGCCAATGTTCAAGCGGTCAGTGACGTTCGAGACACGTGACGACATGGACTTACCGGCGCAGGCCGCCGTGTGGGGCAGGCTGCATGAGTTCGGCGACATGGCATGGCTGCCATGGCAAGGCAAGGTGATCTACCGCAAGGACAACCGTGTACCCGTCTCGACCAAGGGCCACGGCCTCAATGACTACCTCGGCTATCGCTCGAACCCGACCCTAGCACTCATCACGGACAGAGCCACCGAGGAGCGCCTGGAGGAGGACAATAGTGACATCGCCCGTTGCCTGGCGGCGCGGGTGCCATCGGCGCTATTCGAGCTGCAGGGCTACGGCTTCACCAATGATGGCTCCTTCTTCACAGGGTGGCCTGTGATCGGGTTCCAGAACCGTATCCAGGCGTCTGGCACGTGCATCAGCAGCCCAGAGGACGGACTCCTCTCCACATGCACATGGGACCCGCGCATCCGGAGCCCCTTCTTCTATAGCTCCAGCTTCAGCATAGCGCTTTCCAAGGCGCCGTCATTCATCGCCGAGATGCAGAAGCTCCGCGACCTCAAGCCTTGCGCCTTCTGCGGTCTCGACGCCACGCTGGGTGTGCTCCTCCGCTACGTCAAGGCCTCCTCCGCTTACCTTGGCAAATCAGAGGACTCGATCGACTTCGATTTCACCTACTACCGGAGCTACACCCAAGGCGAGCCACGTGCCAACTCTGATGTGGTCGATGAGCTCGAGCAGTTGGCGCTGTGCAAGTACGGCGCCGTCCCTCACTGGGGCAAAAATCGCAACTTTGCCTTTGACGGCGTCATTGCCAAGTACCCCAAAGCCGCTGAGTTCCTCAAGGTGAAGGCCAGGTACGACCCTGATGGGATCTTTTCCAGCGAGTGGAGTGACCAAGTGCTCGGCGCCAAAGGCAGCTCCAATATGGCTGAGAAAAGTTGCGGCATCGAAGGGATCTGCATCTGCTCTGATGACTCGCACTGCGCGCCAGAGAAGGGATACTTCTGCCACCCGGGGAAGGTGTTCACGGATGCCAGGGTTTGCTCAACCCGACGCACATTCGGCGACGACCTTCTGAAGGAACAGTGA